The following are encoded together in the Monodelphis domestica isolate mMonDom1 chromosome 5, mMonDom1.pri, whole genome shotgun sequence genome:
- the TMBIM6 gene encoding bax inhibitor 1 isoform X2: MNMFDRKINLDALLKFSHITPSTQQHLKKVYASFALCMFVAAAGAYVHVVTHFIQVGLLSGLGSLGLMIWLMATPHSHETEKKRLGLLTGFAFLTGVGLGPALELCIAINPSIIPTSFLGTAMIFSCFTLSALYARRRSYLFLGGILMSAMSLMLFSSLGNLFFGSIWLFQANLYVGLVVMCGFVLFDTQLIIEKAENGDKDYIWHCVDLFLDFVTLFRKLMMILAMNEKDKKKEKK; the protein is encoded by the exons ATGAACATGTTTGATCGGAAGATCAACTTGGATGCCCTCTTAAAATTTTCTCACAT CACACCTTCTACACAGCAGCACCTGAAGAAGGTCTATGCCAGTTTTGCCCTCTGCATGTTTGTGGCAGCCGCAGGGGCCTATGTCCATGTGGTCACCCATTTCATTCAG GTTGGCTTGCTCTCCGGCTTGGGATCTTTGGGATTGATGATATGGCTGATGGCCACACCACACAGTCATGAAACTGAGAAGAAGAGATTGGGTCTTCTGACTGGATTTGCTTTCCTTACTG gAGTTGGTTTGGGCCCTGCCCTGGAGTTATGCATTGCCATCAATCCCAG CATCATTCCCACCTCCTTCCTTGGCACAGCAATGATTTTCAGCTGTTTCACCTTGAGTGCACTCTATGCTAGGCGTCGCAGCTATCTCTTCCTAGgag GTATCTTGATGTCCGCCATGAGCTTGATGCTATTTTCCTCCCTGGGGAACCTCTTCTTTGGATCTATTTGGCTTTTCCAG GCAAATCTGTATGTGGGACTGGTGGTCATGTGTGGCTTTGTCCTTTTTGATACTCAACTCATAATTGAAAAAGCTGAGAATGGAGATAAGGATTACATCTG GCACTGTGTTGACCTCTTTCTGGATTTTGTCACCCTATTCCGGAAACTCATGATGATTCTAGCAATGAACGAAAAG gacaagaagaaggagaagaagtaa
- the TMBIM6 gene encoding bax inhibitor 1 isoform X1, with amino-acid sequence MNMFDRKINLDALLKFSHITPSTQQHLKKVYASFALCMFVAAAGAYVHVVTHFIQVGLLSGLGSLGLMIWLMATPHSHETEKKRLGLLTGFAFLTGVGLGPALELCIAINPSIIPTSFLGTAMIFSCFTLSALYARRRSYLFLGGILMSAMSLMLFSSLGNLFFGSIWLFQANLYVGLVVMCGFVLFDTQLIIEKAENGDKDYIWHCVDLFLDFVTLFRKLMMILAMNEKVSLKTSALLTGHHPPPILKAFPWEAFIMGH; translated from the exons ATGAACATGTTTGATCGGAAGATCAACTTGGATGCCCTCTTAAAATTTTCTCACAT CACACCTTCTACACAGCAGCACCTGAAGAAGGTCTATGCCAGTTTTGCCCTCTGCATGTTTGTGGCAGCCGCAGGGGCCTATGTCCATGTGGTCACCCATTTCATTCAG GTTGGCTTGCTCTCCGGCTTGGGATCTTTGGGATTGATGATATGGCTGATGGCCACACCACACAGTCATGAAACTGAGAAGAAGAGATTGGGTCTTCTGACTGGATTTGCTTTCCTTACTG gAGTTGGTTTGGGCCCTGCCCTGGAGTTATGCATTGCCATCAATCCCAG CATCATTCCCACCTCCTTCCTTGGCACAGCAATGATTTTCAGCTGTTTCACCTTGAGTGCACTCTATGCTAGGCGTCGCAGCTATCTCTTCCTAGgag GTATCTTGATGTCCGCCATGAGCTTGATGCTATTTTCCTCCCTGGGGAACCTCTTCTTTGGATCTATTTGGCTTTTCCAG GCAAATCTGTATGTGGGACTGGTGGTCATGTGTGGCTTTGTCCTTTTTGATACTCAACTCATAATTGAAAAAGCTGAGAATGGAGATAAGGATTACATCTG GCACTGTGTTGACCTCTTTCTGGATTTTGTCACCCTATTCCGGAAACTCATGATGATTCTAGCAATGAACGAAAAGGTAAGCCTGAAAACCAGTGCCCTTCTAACAGGGCATCACCCTCCTCCCATCTTGAAAGCCTTTCCTTGGGAAGCTTTTATAATGGGCCACTAA